The Flavobacterium commune genome contains the following window.
TATGTTATTCCTAATTATGAATACGAATTGTTTTATTGGGATAATGGATGGGTATCAGCGGGGAAAAAAATAGCTGATAATGATTACATAAATTATTCGAATATACCATCCGGGACTATATATTGGTTGCGATGTTTGACAGCTGGGAAGGAAGAACGAATTTTTACTTATGAGAATGGGGTACAGATTTGGTGGTAGAATAGTAAGTAAAATACTGTCTTTTTTTTAAACCATATAAGCCATATAGGTTTTTAGGTTTAATCTATTTATTTGGTAAGAAATAGAGACTTAAGTTCATATAAGAGCTTGGTTAATAACTAAATAAAAATAATTACTTATATAGAAAAATTTTAAAGTTAGATACAAAATGAATAAATTAAAAACAACATCATCGATGCTTCTTAGTGTTTCAAGAGTACTTCTTGTTGTTTTTGTTACTATACTTATTTTGGTTATACCTCAGCTGAATTTTTCAGAATATGTATTGCCTACTATTACGAGTAAGATGATTTATTTTCTTTATGGTTGTATGATTATTTGTGGTATTTACACTTTAAAAATTGTTTTTTCTAAAGAAATAAAATTCTCTATTTCTAAAATTGATATTGCGCTTTTTGTATTGGTGTTTTATATCACTTTGAACCGCTATTTTATTCAATCACAATATGGATTTTCCATTCGTTATGTAGAATTATTGGGACTTAGTTTCTTTTATGTTGTGTTGAGAACTATTGCTATTAAAAATTATTCTTGGTTATTGTTGTCTGTAGTCGTTTCTGGAGTAATCCAAGCCGTGTATGGTAATCTTCAACTACTAGGATATTATGATTCCAACCATTCGTTGTTTAAAATGACGGGCAGTTTTTTTAATCCTGGACCTTATGCCGGTTTTTTGGTTTGTGTTTGGACTATTGCTTTAGGAATGTATCTGTTTAAAGATGATATAATAATGCAAGTACAATCACATAAAAAAAACAACTCTCTATTTTTAAACGACCTTGTTAAATTCGTTTTTGAATACATTCCTTTATTAGGAGTTATCAGTATGGCTATTGTATTTCCTTCTTTACAATCCAGAGCTTCCTGGATAGCAGCTACAGTAAGTAGCTTAGTTTTGTTAGAGTTAAAGTATCATTTTTTTAAAATAGTATTTAAAATAGTAACTAGCCGTTTTCAAAAAATGGCTGTTATTTCAATCCTCATCATTATTTTCATTATTGGACTTTTTAGTTTGTATCATTATAAAAAGGCTTCTTCAGATGGACGTGTTTTTATTTGGAAAGTGACCACTGAAATGATTGCTGATAATCCTGTTTTTGGTGTGGGTTTTGACAGATTCAAAACTTATTATATGAATTATCAAGCTAATTATTTTGCTAAAAATGGCGAAACCACAGAATCATTAGTAGCAGATAATGTTTATTATGCTTTTAATGAGGGGGTGCAGTTTGTATCCGAAAATGGTTTGATTGGATTAGTGTTATTGTTTTTTGTACTGTATATTTTGTTTCAAACAAAATCAAATAAAGAGGATCAAGCAATATCTATAATAGCCAAAACGGCACTACTTACTATTGGAATTTTTGGCTGTTTATCCTATCCTATGCAAATTCTCCCCATAAAAATTATACTCATCATGGCTTTGGCTTTATTAGCCTGTTTGGATTTAAATGTTTTTGAACTTAAACTGTCACAAAATAATATGCCATTAAGTTTATATAAAACCATGTTTTTATTGTTTAACATTATTCTTACTATTAATCAAAGTATTTACATCAATACACTCGATAAAGGTTTTAAAACATGGCAAGCAGCTGCATTACCTTTCGAGAGTTATGAAACTGTTTTAAAAGATTATAAAACAGCATATCCTATTTTTAAAAATGAAGGTGATTTTTTAATGAGCTATGGGAAAACATTGTCTTTGGCAGGAAAAAATACCCAAGCTATCACAATCTTAGAAGAAGCTAAACAGTATTTGAATACTACTGTTATACAAACGGCTTTAGGAGATGCCTATAAAGGAGCAAAACAATACAAGAAAGCTGAAACAGCATACCAGAAGGCTTACAATATGTGTCCTTCTAAATTTTACCCCATGTATTTATTGGTGAAATTATACGATGAAACTGATAATAAAAAACAGGTGTTAATAATGGCAAATAATATACTCAACAAGGGAGTCAAAATTCCCTCAACAGCTATTAAAGAAATACGAGAAGAAATAAATCAGATTTTGATAAAATATAAAAATCCTCTGGATTAAAAAAGTTAAAACAGCTTCGAAATGTATAACTATTAAATTGAAAGCCTATGTAATATAAACTAACAGTATCCAGAGGAAAGATTTATTCTGTGATTAACAGAGAATTTTTGTTTTTTAAGACGTATCATCTTTACAACTCTTTTACTATTTCAAAAAGTTGTTATGTTCTGTAAAGTAGCATACCTGTTCAGACTTTACAAAGTTATTAATAATTTATGATAAGGATATGGTATCCTTATAAACCATTTAAAAAATTTATAAAATGAAAAAAATATTAGGAATTTTAGGAATCTCAATGATTATCGCAGTTAGTTTTTTTAATATGTCATCAGTAGTTGATGCAAATCAGAATGTGGACTTAGCTTCAATATTACAAAATGCGAATGCTGATTCAGAAAATGGTGCTTATATATATCATTCTAGTATGACAGGGAATTATGATATTAACGAAGTATATTGGACTTTTGACATAAATAAAAATAAATATGTTGAATGTAAAGTTACAGGCAAAGTGGCAGTAACAACTTGCCATGGTACTGGTACGAAATACTGTGAAGAAAAAGAAGAAATTTGGAACTACAATGATTCTTGTAGTAACATTTAATAATATTAATAGTTGAATTAATCAAAAGTTTAATCTAATGTTCTCTGAATATTAGATTAAACTTTATAAAAACTAACTAAATTATAAATAATGAATATTTATTCAAATCAAATTTTGAAAATGGTTACTTTATCATTTCTTTTTTTTATCTCATGTAATAAACCAATTAAAAGAGAAAATATAGAAACTATTCAAGTTAATTTAAAAACTGAAGAAGTTGAGGTTTCATTTGATGATTATTTTAGTTCAAGAAAAGTAATCGCTTTAGAAACTAATGAAAATTCTATCTTTTCTCAAATTGACCGTATAAGTTTTTATGAACACAAAATTTTTGTCTTGGACAGAAAGTTAAATTCTATTTTCGTTTTTAACGAGAATGATGGTTCTTTTTTATATAAAATAAAAAATATTGGTAGAGGTCCTCAAGAATACACGGGTTTAATGGATTTTACTATTGATGAAAAAAACAATAATCTTGTACTCTATACTCATAGACCGTATGGCTTATATATCCATAAGTTAGACGGTGCATTTGTAAAAAAAGTAAGATTGGATAATTTTTACATTAACATGGCTTCTATTGATGGAAAGATATTATTTTTAAATAGGGACGTTAAAAATGAATGTTTATTATTTGATTATAATCTAGCTAAGGCTGAAGAACAAGGTTTTTTGGATATTAGTGATAGAGATAAAACATATTCAGATCATATTCTAGGCACTCCTTTTTTAACAAAAGATAAAAATATTCATTTAAGTTTTCCATATTCAGAAACAATTTACGAAAAGAATGAAAAAGGGGTAGAAGCCAAATATTATGTGGATTTTGGGACACAAAAAATGCCTGAAGATATTTATAAACTTAAGAAAAGTTTTAGAGAGTTATTTGATTATGGTGAAACCAATAATTATGGTTATGGTATTTGTAATTTTAGAGAAAATAAAGATTATATTACTTTCAATTATCAATTGACTAATTTGGCGATTTACTCAAAAAAGACAAAGAAGACAAAAAAGATTAAACGCATTATAAATGACGATATGGTGTATGGGAATTATCTAGCTCATGATGGGAATGATAATAATTTTGTTTTGCAATATCCGGCAAAAGTCTTTAAAAAACAAATGAATATATACAAAGAAGAAGATATTTGGGATAAGGTACCTAATCACATTAAGAAATTAGATAGTTTGGTTACTGATAATGATAACCCTGTGTTGATGATTTACAAATTCAAATAATTTAAAGCTATATGAAGAAAATAAATTATATAATAATTCTAATTCTTATTGTTTTAAACAGTGTATTGGCCTATAAAATTAAATCCAATACTACTGAATTTAGAACTATTTATTCATTATTAAATAAAAAGTTAGACAAGAATAAAAGTGCAGTAATAAAATTTGAACATAATTTTATTCGGGAGCAAAAAAATGAGAATTTACAATTAGATTCTAATTTTGAGTTGTTAGATATTTTAGGTAATAAAGTTTTTGCAAAAGATATTTTAAAAAAGAATAGTTTAGTTTTTCGATTTTCAGAATTAAATTGTGGAGACTGTATAGATGCTGAAATTAATGCTTTAATAAATAATAAGGATAAAATTAAAAAAAATGTTATTTTGATTTCATATTATCAAAATCCAAGAAATTTATTTGTATTTTATAATGAGTTTCAGAAAAAAGGCTTGGTTAATTTTGAAATGTATTTGTCACCAGCTAAAGGTTTAGGTATTCCATTAGATCAACAAAACATACCTTATTATTTCTGTGTCAATTCTAATTTAATCATGAATAATTTTTTTATTCCTCAAAAGGAGAAACCAAAGTTATCACAGGTTTATTTAGAATGTACTTCTAAGAATTTCTTGAATTAATCAAGGATAAATGGATTTTCTTTGATTTAACACTTTTTCTTTCAGTTGTTCAATTTAACATTACATTTATGTTTGAAGTATTATATAAAAATTGCCGTATCTTTAGTTTTTTATGCTTGGTTTTAACTTCTGTATTCTTACAAGCACAGGACAAAAACACAACTCTTGATGTTGAAAAAGTCTATCTCCATACCGATCGTCCCACCTATTTTCTTGGTGAAGATTTATGGTACAAAGCCTATAATGTAAAAGCTTCTAATAATTTGCTTTTTGATAACAGCAATATTCTATATGTAGAATTAATTTCCTCCGATTCAAAAATAATTGCCCGTAACAAAACCAATTTAGAAATGGGCTTAGGGCATGGTGATTTTCAATTGCAGGATTCTTTAGATGTAAAACCAGGAAAATACCAATTACGGGCTTACACCAATTGGAACCGGAATTTTGGAGATGATTTTGTGTTCAAAAAAGAGATTGAAATTATAGATGTTTTTGAAACAGATTCTTCAAAAGAGATTAAGAGCGATCTTAGTTCAAAATCTTCTGCGAAAATCATCGAAAAGCAAAATACTTTAAAAGTCGATTTTTTCCCAGAAGGAGGTTCGCTTATTGAAAATGTATCCAGTGTGGTAGGTTTTAAAGCGGTTGATACAACGGGAAAACCAATTGAAATTAAAGGAGAAATTTACGATTCGGATAATGAATTAGTCACTTCTTTTCAAAGTGTGCATGATGGTATGGGAAAACTTCAAATGTTACCAATAGAAGGTAAAAGTTATTATGCGAAAATTAAAAATCTAAATGGAGAAGAGCTTCAAGTGAAACTTCCAAAAGTTTTACAACAAGGTTATATATTGTCTTTTAGAAATTTCAAAGGCAGAAATATTCTAACAATTTCTACAAATGAAACTACATTACAACAAAATCCGAATGCAGTTTTAACTGTGGTTTGCAAAGCCAAAGGAATTTCTTATCTGGAAACAACACAAATTTTAACAGAAACCACGCTGTCGTTTGAATTACCCAAAGACAAAGCTCTTGGAGGCATTAGCCAAATCACGATATTCGATAATAGCAATAAACCACAAAGTGAACGATTGGTTTACTTTGAAAAAGAACAAGATTTAGATGTTCAAATCGCAACTGATAAAACGACCTATCAACCCGATGAAAAAGTAACGTTGAATGTAAGTTCTAAAACGAAAGAAGGAGCAGCCAAATCAGCTAGTTTTTCATTGAGTGTAACTGATACTAATGGAGTTGAAGATGCTAATTTAGATTCAAACATTTGCTCTTATTTCTTAATGGAATCTGATATTAAGGGCAAAATATATCATCCAGGATATTATTTTGAAGCAAAAAACCCCAAACGATTAGAGCATTTAGATAATTTATTATTAACTCAGGGCTGGCGAGATTTTGTGTGGAAAACATTACCAACTCCTAAAACCGAATTTAAAGTAGAAAAAGGAATTACAATTTCAGGTAGAGTAAAACAGCTTTTTGCTGATAAACCATTGGTAAATAATAATCTGACATTGGCTTTAATGAGTAAAAAGAATCGCAATATTTTTAATACAAATACAGATTCTATTGGTCATTTTGAATTTAAAAATTTGATGTTTTCCGGAAAAACAAATATGTATTTGAATACCAGAGACGAAAAAGGTAAATTCAGAGGTGAAATTGTTTTGGACTCAATAGAACAAGATCCGATAACTGTTTTGTTTAAAAAAGAACCAATCAATTTAAATGAGACAACTAATTCTGTTGCTGAAAATGTGTACAAGAAATTTATCGCTTATGGAGTAAAACGAGAAAATGTTTTGAAAGAAGTTGTAATTAAAGCCAAAAATAAATTTATCAGGCCAGTTTTTTATGGAGCTGTTGATTATAGTTATATAGCAGATAAAAACACTAAAACATTAGCGACTATTTATGATGTTTTAGATAAAGTTCCAGGTATTTTAGTTGTTGATAGAGCGATTAGTGTTATAGGTGCTCGTCTTATGGGGGTGGGTGTACGCGACGAAACACCGGAAGGTGAACCTATACCTGACAAAAGTCCACTAATTTTAATAGATGGTAGTCCAATGATAGATTCCAGTCAATTAGATTGGATTTTACCTACTGATGTCGAAAAAATAGATGTAATACAAAGTTCAATTGTTAAAGATTTATTTATATTAGAAAAGGAAACTGATGGAAGTGTTATTTCCATTTTTACAAATGGGAAGAGAGGAAATAAACCTAAAAAAGATCCATTTCAATCTATTAAACAAGAACTTGAAGGATTTTATACCGCTCGTGTTTTTTACTCTCAAGACCCTGAAAAACTGGATCTAGAATTATATAAAAAAGCCTCGGTTAGAAATACCATTTATTGGAATCCTTATGTTCATCCAGATAAGACAGGAAATGCGAGTGTGAATTATTTCAATACTAAGGTTGAGACTAAAGTAAAAGTAACTCTAGAGGGAATTACAAGTAATGGTATTCCTGTGGTTAAAAATCTTT
Protein-coding sequences here:
- a CDS encoding O-antigen ligase family protein codes for the protein MNKLKTTSSMLLSVSRVLLVVFVTILILVIPQLNFSEYVLPTITSKMIYFLYGCMIICGIYTLKIVFSKEIKFSISKIDIALFVLVFYITLNRYFIQSQYGFSIRYVELLGLSFFYVVLRTIAIKNYSWLLLSVVVSGVIQAVYGNLQLLGYYDSNHSLFKMTGSFFNPGPYAGFLVCVWTIALGMYLFKDDIIMQVQSHKKNNSLFLNDLVKFVFEYIPLLGVISMAIVFPSLQSRASWIAATVSSLVLLELKYHFFKIVFKIVTSRFQKMAVISILIIIFIIGLFSLYHYKKASSDGRVFIWKVTTEMIADNPVFGVGFDRFKTYYMNYQANYFAKNGETTESLVADNVYYAFNEGVQFVSENGLIGLVLLFFVLYILFQTKSNKEDQAISIIAKTALLTIGIFGCLSYPMQILPIKIILIMALALLACLDLNVFELKLSQNNMPLSLYKTMFLLFNIILTINQSIYINTLDKGFKTWQAAALPFESYETVLKDYKTAYPIFKNEGDFLMSYGKTLSLAGKNTQAITILEEAKQYLNTTVIQTALGDAYKGAKQYKKAETAYQKAYNMCPSKFYPMYLLVKLYDETDNKKQVLIMANNILNKGVKIPSTAIKEIREEINQILIKYKNPLD
- a CDS encoding 6-bladed beta-propeller, with amino-acid sequence MNIYSNQILKMVTLSFLFFISCNKPIKRENIETIQVNLKTEEVEVSFDDYFSSRKVIALETNENSIFSQIDRISFYEHKIFVLDRKLNSIFVFNENDGSFLYKIKNIGRGPQEYTGLMDFTIDEKNNNLVLYTHRPYGLYIHKLDGAFVKKVRLDNFYINMASIDGKILFLNRDVKNECLLFDYNLAKAEEQGFLDISDRDKTYSDHILGTPFLTKDKNIHLSFPYSETIYEKNEKGVEAKYYVDFGTQKMPEDIYKLKKSFRELFDYGETNNYGYGICNFRENKDYITFNYQLTNLAIYSKKTKKTKKIKRIINDDMVYGNYLAHDGNDNNFVLQYPAKVFKKQMNIYKEEDIWDKVPNHIKKLDSLVTDNDNPVLMIYKFK
- a CDS encoding Plug domain-containing protein, giving the protein MFEVLYKNCRIFSFLCLVLTSVFLQAQDKNTTLDVEKVYLHTDRPTYFLGEDLWYKAYNVKASNNLLFDNSNILYVELISSDSKIIARNKTNLEMGLGHGDFQLQDSLDVKPGKYQLRAYTNWNRNFGDDFVFKKEIEIIDVFETDSSKEIKSDLSSKSSAKIIEKQNTLKVDFFPEGGSLIENVSSVVGFKAVDTTGKPIEIKGEIYDSDNELVTSFQSVHDGMGKLQMLPIEGKSYYAKIKNLNGEELQVKLPKVLQQGYILSFRNFKGRNILTISTNETTLQQNPNAVLTVVCKAKGISYLETTQILTETTLSFELPKDKALGGISQITIFDNSNKPQSERLVYFEKEQDLDVQIATDKTTYQPDEKVTLNVSSKTKEGAAKSASFSLSVTDTNGVEDANLDSNICSYFLMESDIKGKIYHPGYYFEAKNPKRLEHLDNLLLTQGWRDFVWKTLPTPKTEFKVEKGITISGRVKQLFADKPLVNNNLTLALMSKKNRNIFNTNTDSIGHFEFKNLMFSGKTNMYLNTRDEKGKFRGEIVLDSIEQDPITVLFKKEPINLNETTNSVAENVYKKFIAYGVKRENVLKEVVIKAKNKFIRPVFYGAVDYSYIADKNTKTLATIYDVLDKVPGILVVDRAISVIGARLMGVGVRDETPEGEPIPDKSPLILIDGSPMIDSSQLDWILPTDVEKIDVIQSSIVKDLFILEKETDGSVISIFTNGKRGNKPKKDPFQSIKQELEGFYTARVFYSQDPEKLDLELYKKASVRNTIYWNPYVHPDKTGNASVNYFNTKVETKVKVTLEGITSNGIPVVKNLYYDIKK